Genomic DNA from Sporosarcina sp. ANT_H38:
AAAAACTTTTATCTATTTTATTATTAGTGGTAATTTTTAGCGGAGTTGGTAATAACCAAGCATTTGCAACTAAAGATCAGGTACCTAAATTATTTAGAACATCAAACTTAACAATTGATCACCTAAAATAAGCACAACAAAGGGAGCAGCTCTTAATCGAGTCGCTCCCTTTTTTATTTTCATCGTTAAACCAATAAGTATAACCGGCTCATTATATGTCCAGCTCCGGAGTCTCCCAAAAGAATAAGGAATATGGAAAAAGCAATTCCAAAAATGGTGATATAGACGATGACGCAATACAGAGGATCCAGCATCGTTTCTTCTTGTTTTAATAATAGTATTAGGATATATAGCGGTACAATGAGGAATGCCAATAGAAGTGCAAATGATAGCAGAAAGCTTCCGAATGTATATCCTTTTAATAGGAGCAAAATCGATGCGATTACTACGAGGAAAGTGGATGGGATAAGGTGAGTTCCGTAGATACCAACGATACTTTTGAATGATTGACCAGATCCGAGAAATTTAATAGTTAGGCACACAGAACCGCTGACAATTGCCGCGCTGATTAGGACAAATAACAGCGCACTGCCTAACGTCGAGAAAAATGGTACTTCGTATAATGAGTCGAGTAATGAAAATGCAAGGCCTACGAAAACCGCAAGAATAATAATGTTAACCATGCTGTTCATAAATTCCTTTTCATCTTGTTTCAATGCTTTCGAAGGATGCTTCAAGTAGTTTAGAGAGTACTCCCAGTGCATTTTGGTTACCATTTTCAACTTTTGGATGTGTTCATTTGGCTTTGTATCAAAGCTTGCCTTCGCTCCACTCCTCGTTTGCTTCATCTCAGATATTTCATGGCCCAAAACTATTCCGCATATTGCACAAAACTTCCCCTCACTTTGTTTCCAGCCACAATTTGTGCAGTGCAATCTATCCCCTCCCGTATCACTGTATGGCTCAATTACACTAACCTATTCTTCCAAGCTCCCTATTTATGCTTAAAAATCCGCATTAACACCAATAGGCGAAAAAATCCCCCTCAAGCCATAAAAATGACATAGGGGGTCTCTAATAATCAAGACAGATGAATCAATTTCACAATTACTTATTTCTTGTGTAAAGACGAACAATGTAATTCATCTATCAATTCATTGTCCGTCAATATTTCGGACTACTCTCGTTGATTGTAGCGGAAGGTGGCGACTTGGCAACCTAAGTTCGCCGCGTCCTGCGGCAACGATTGCATGACCTACATCCTGTAAGCCTCGGGAACAGCGCGAGCTGAAGACCCCACAGGAAGAGACGTCACGTAGGACGGCTTTTGCGACCAAAAGCGAAGCGTTGAGAGCAGTGGGAGCAGTGGATGTAAAATTTCTGCGAAAGGCGCAGAAATTATTACAAATCGAACCCTGCGCTGTTCGATTGGCTGAAGCCGTGCCCGCGGAAAGCGTCCACCTGAAGCGAAAATCAACATTGTTCGTTTTCCACGCTTTATAACCCTATTATGAAATTGATTCAAACGCATAAATAGTTAAATTATATTGCTCACACTACTAGCACATTCATATTTATATCGAGAATTGTCATTGTGTCCATTTCAAAAATTTTAAAAAAGAATGTTTCGACAAAATTCGAGTTTTCAAAATAATGTGGATAAGGTTATTAACGTTATACCCATCATTCCCTATACTTCTATATCCATTACAAACATGTTAACCACAACTTATCCACCATTACTTGTGGACAAAAGAACGATTGTTCTTACACCTAATCTTTGGTAGATTAAGAGTGCAAGCTTGTTACCCACCATTCTATGCGAGCACATTTCAAATTAGCACACATAATCTATATTATTGGAGGTGTAATCTCGGATGAGCAAACTATCGGACGACTTGTTGATTGAATCTTATTTCAAAGCAAAAAACATCAATCTTTGCCCTGACTTTATTCAGTTATTAGAAGCGGAAATTCGTAGGCGCTCTTTACACTATACAGCTCAATTGCCTTCTTGATCCCTCTAATTCCCTTTAAGTCGATTTTTTATAAAAAGCACCCGGTTCCATCAGTATTACTAGTTACTAAGGTCGATGAAACCCGGTGCTATCTATTTGACCGACACTTCCACGTAAATGCCCTGTTTCATCGGTTTATTTTGCACGTTTTTATAATATGGATGAATAACGAGTATATATCTACTTCCCGCCATCAAAGGATTTTTGGGAACGATCGTAATTGTTTTATCATTCACAACTTCTATAACAGCCTCAGTCTCTTGTTCTCCCAATTGAATGAGCTGAACCGCTGCTTTATCGATATTTTTCCAATTCATTTTCGTGTTCATTTCAACCGTAAACTTTTTGGTAATGGGGACATTCACAAGTTCAGGAAGCTTTTTATATCCCTTCAACTTCATAAGTAACTGATCACGATGGGAGCCCTCGAGTTCCTTCCCTACTTTGGTTAGGACATTCGGCTTAACGCCTACCTGATCTACAGGTTCACCACCTGGTGAATAAAATCTTGCAGTCGTCATCTTCAACACACTGCCGTCATCAAATCCGTACATCGCTTGCATCGTGCCTTTACCGTAGCTCGTTTGACCATATAAAGTAGCCGCTTTCTGCTCCTTCACTGTTGCAGAGACCATTTCCGAAGCACTCGCACTGTATTCATTTATCAAAACATGCGTCAGTCCATTGAATTTACTCGATTGAAAAGTTGAGGGATAAGTCTTCGGTTTACTATTCTTTTCCCGTAATTGAAACGCATTTCCAACACCCGGAAAGAATCCTGCAATGTCCTGTGCAGCTGTTATGTAACCGCCACCGTTATCTCGCAAATCAACAATCCACCCATCTGCTCCACTTAATGATCGAATTGCTTTGTCCATTTCTTTCGTGGATTCCAACGCAAAGCTATTCAGGCGAATGTATGCGATATTGCCACCAAGCATTTCATATTCAACGTTCGGTAGCATAATCTCTTCCCGCGTCAGTTTTTTCGTAAAGGGAGCCGCTTGACCAATCCGTTTAATCGTTAACGTGACCATCGTTTTTTCTTCTCCACTAATTAACGATATTGCTGTCTGAATCGACTTCCCTACGATACTTTTTCCATTTACATGCGTTATCAAATCGCCCGACTGTATTTCCGCGCGATCTGCAGGTCCACTCGGAATAACTGAAATGACTTTTATGCCTTTCAAATCCTCTTCAAGTACAACACCGATACCAACAATCCTCTGCTCTATTCCATCCACGAATCCTTGGTACTCCTTCGCGCTCATATAGACAGAATGGGGATCCAGATATTGCGTGATTTCCTTAACTGACCCCTTCGACAGCACCGATTCCGGCACCTCATCGACATAATAGTCCCGAATCAATTGACGGACCTCATCAAGCGGTTCCGCTGAAGCAGATGTTACCTGCGGAAGAAATACAAATAGCATAGCTACTAAAAACATATATAATTTCAGGTTTATCCTCACGATATTCATCCCTCTTTTCTTTTCCAGTTTCTACTAGTATAACGCTTTTATGTACCAGTCACCAAGGCAAATAATAACTATTCAGATAACGAGTTTCAAATAAAAAAATACCTAAGCAACATCCAAAGATGCAGCCCAAGTACTTCACTTGCAACTTATCTACCATGTAATTGACATTAATGTGCTGTATAGTATGAAGCACTACTACCCAATTATTGGAGGTCCCACTATGCAAAAATGGATACCACGAATGGGCATGCTACTTCTTACACTCATTGCTACAGGATGCAGCCCTGACAAAGATCAGATACCTGAGGGTAAAACTGATCCAGTAGAAAATCTGACACCAACAAGTGAAACCGTCTCTGAAAGCGCTTGGGAAGGAGATTGGATTTTCCTCAGTGACACGATACTCGGTACATTACACATTACGGATAACGATGAAACTGAATTCAACTACAAAATGAGCGGCTCACAGCCAACTACTGAAAACGCTTCTCCGGTATCACTTACCTATGAGGGTACTGGGAAAATTGTCGGGAATACAGCTCAAGCCACTTGCGAACCTATTGCGGACTGCAAAATGACAATTGAGATGAACGGCTCAATGCTCAAACTAACCATTAGTAACGAAATTACAGACGGATCTGAACTGAAACTTAGCGGCGAATACAAAAAATCTACTTCTATAGGACAAGCACCAATGTTTCAGATGAAAAATGATCAATTCCAAATCTACGGTATTCTACAAGGCGATAATCCGTCGGAAGTAAAATCCACACTAGGCAACCCCGAATCAGAAGGCCCTGACGAATTAATGCATACGGGTTGGAATCAGCAGTACCCTGCAAAAGAACTGGTCGTCACTTATTACGATGACTGGGTTGAAACAATCTCTATCACAACAACTAAAGACGCGCTTGAATCGGAAATTGCAGAGCACTTTGAAGGCGAGCGTTATCGCAATAAAGACGGTACCGAATATTTACTGGTACCAAAAAATGAAAGTCTTTTATTTTATCGTCCAAACGAAGATGATCCAACAAAAATCAATGTTCTCGTCACAGTAGCAGACGAAAATTTCTATTATAACTTGGAGCTCGGTGAAATTTCCAAGGTAGAATAATCAACAAAGAAAGTCAGCCAACTCTCAAAGTTGGCTGACTTTCTTTTGCATTTTCGAATTGACTTGTTCACAGTCACCAACTTAGTTCAGACACTATTACAACAACTAAAAATTAGGAACTTACATTAATTCTTCTCAACTGTCGAAGTCACATCTGTTTTTACTTCGTGATCTTTCTGTCGAAATTTCGGGTAACCGATTAAAATAGCAACAGCTCCACAAATCCCGATTAAAACCGGATAAAACGAGTAAGGAATAATACTAACTGGTGAAATAGCAGCTAGTCCAGCGGCTGCAAGCATTTGAGCCCCATAAGGCAAAATCCCCTGCCAACTACTTGCGAACATATCAAGCAAACTAGCTGACTTTCTTGGGTCAATATCATATTCATCAGCGATACTTTTTGCTAAAGGACCTGCAATGATAATTGAAATTGTATTATTCGCAGTGGCGATATTGGTCATACTGACTAAACCAGCAATCCCAAACTCAGCCCCTTTTTTCGATTTAATTTTGCCCATAATGACATATAACAGATAATCAATACCGCCGTTATGTTTGATAATCTCAACGACGCCACCGATTAAGATCGCAATAATTGCTAAATCCTCCATACTAATGATTCCTTTAGCAACTGTTTGTAAAAAAACACCGAAACTGTAGGATCCATCAATCATCCCGATAATTCCTGCAAAAATTGTTCCACCCACCAATACGACCAGCACATGTGCTCCTAATAGCGCCGCCACAAAAACAGCGATATAAGGGAGTATTTTCAATAAATTATACTGATAGTCTCCACTCATAGTTGCTGTGTTCCCTTGTGTGATTACGCCAAGAATTAGCGCTGTAATGATTGCTCCGGGCAATACAATTAAAAAATTCACTTTAAACTTGTCTTTCATTTTTACATTTTGTGTCCTAACCGCCGCAATTGTCGTGTCTGAAATCATCGACAAGTTATCACCAAACATAGCACCACCGATTACAGTAGCCATCGCCAATGGCAGTGGGATACCCGTTTGACTCGCAATCCCAATACCAATTGGTGCCAATGCAACAACCGTCCCCATTGACGTTCCCATCGAAATTGAAATAAAGCAACCGATAATGAACAGACCAACCATTAACAAATTCGTAGGTAATAGCGATAAGCCAAGGTTAACAGTAGATTCAACTGCCCCCATTCCACTAGCAACTGCCGAAAACGCGCCCGCTAAAATAAAGATGATAGCCATTAATATAATATTCGGATGGCCTGCGCCTCTTGTAAAAGTCTCCACTTTACTGGACAACGTTTCTTTTCTATTCATCATCAAAGCGATAGTCGCTGCAATTAGTATCGCTACATTCAATGGCATATTTGAAAAGTCTTTTGTAAAAATTCCCGTGCCGATAAATAGCAACACAAAAACAAGTAATGGGAAAAGCGCAAAGGGATTTCCCTTTTTCACTTTAAGTTTCGTCATAAATATTCCTCCTAGTAGCCTGCCGAAATCCCAGAACTTACTGAAAACATAGTATTTCTATATGGATTGCTGATGACTATCGTATCTTGCTTTCTTAGCGATGTCAACTCGGTCTCCATTAATTTCTGAATTGTGATATAAGTCTGTTTACTTTACTGGTTGAGTTGTGATAGATTAGATGACAAACATGGGAGGATGAGTGAAATGGCAGTGGTGGAAAGTTTTTTATTGGATCACACGAAAGTAAAAGCCCCTTATGTACGTTTAGCTGGAACGGAACAACACGAGACAGGAAGCACTCTTCAAAAATACGACTTACGATTTTTGCAACCTAACCAAGACGCAATGCCAACTTCAGCTGTTCATACGCTAGAACATTTGCTTGCTACCTATTTACGGGACGAACTAAAGGGGATCGTTGATGTCTCGCCGATGGGATGCAGAACAGGGTTTTACATGATCATTTGGAATGAGCACGAGCCTAAGGAAGTCGCTGCTGCCTTAACAACAGTTCTCGAGAAGGTAGTAACAACTGAACACATTCCCGCCGTTTCTGCACTCGAATGTGGCAATTATAGAGACCATTCACTGTTCGCAGCGCAAGAGTATGCAAAGTTGGTCCTTGCAGGGGGATTAAGTGATGACCCATTCCGCGCTTAAATGGTAATAAATCACGTACCTTACTGATTTTCACGCTAAAGTTCGGTATCTAAAAATCTAAAATGAGGTTGTCCAAAAGTTGAATTTGCGGGCAACCTCTTTAGACTGAATCTTTGACCCTAATACTTCATAAGTGTTAGGCTTTTGTTGTGCCAACTAATTCGGCAAACATAGAGGAGGTCCTACAATGACACAGGGTAAACAACAAGAAATTCACTTGGCTAATCGTCCAAAAGGAATGCCTTCGAAAGAAGATTTTAATTTTGTGGAGAGTTCAGTTCCCTCCCCAAATGAGAATGAAATTTTAGTACGGACACTTTATTTATCCGTTGACCCTTACATGCGCGGAAGAATGCAAGATACCAAGTCCTATATTGCTCCATTTGAATTAAATAAGGTCATCGTTGGAGGAGTCGTAGCCGAAGTAGTTGAATCCCGGTCAAACGCCTTCAAACAAGGTGACGTGGTAGTTGGAAACCTTAGCTGGGCTGAATACACTGTAGCCAGTGAACGAGAAATCCGAAAAGTCGATCCGAAAATGGCTCCTGTTTCTACCCATTTAGGGATTTTGGGCATGACGGGCTTAACAGCCTATTTTGGATTGCTTGATATCGGAAAACCGCAAGAAGGTGAAACCGTCGTCGTTTCCGGTGCCGCCGGAGCAGTTGGCTCAGTAGTTGGACAAATCGCTAAAATTAAAGGTGCCAAAGTTGTAGGCATTGCCGGTTCAGATGAAAAAATTGACTACTTACTAAATGAGCTTGGCTTTGATGCAGCTGTTAATTATAAAAAAGATAATTTTCAAGAAGACCTTAAAAATGCCCTACCAGACGGAGTAGATGTGTATTTCGATAATGTTGGCGGCGACGTTTCAGATGCTGTTTTTAAATTATTAAATAGGAATGCCCGAATTCCATTATGCGGAGCAATTTCTTCCTATAATGCGGAAGGTAAAGATTCAGGCCCCCGCATCCAGTCAGCTATGATCAAAACAAGCACACTTATGAAAGGCTTCACACTCGGAGATTACGCTGCTAATTTCAGTGTTGGAGCTACTGAATTAAGTACATGGCTACAACAAGGTAAGCTGAAATACGAGGAGACAATTGTTGAAGGCTTTGAAAATACACCAGAAGCATTTCTCGGTTTATTCAAAGGAACGAACCTTGGTAAGCAGCTTGTAAAAGTTGCTGATCCTGAATATGCGGAACTTTAATCGTTTTATGTTGTCACGTCTGTAGGTTAACCAAAAGTAACCAGTGACTAACTTAAGCATCTACTGGCGCTACGTATATAGTTGCCTTTGGATTGCTTTGGATAGAATGACTTCTATACGATTACCTCGATGTCTGGATATGTAGGGATGTGACTTTGTCGCATTCCTACATATTTTTTTAGGTAATCGTATTGTGGTTCATCACCCGTCGAACTGCACTTGCATAAGTACACGAAGCGCTAAAGCTCTTTGGGACGAAATAATAGAGGGGCATCTATGGAGAAAAGCCGCCAAAGATACAATTTTGACGGCTGATGCTTTCTTTATGGTTTTCTCTTTTTAACTTTTTTATAAATCAGTTATCCGTAATCTTATTTTACATTTTTAACAAGTAATACCTCTTCTCTTACAATACTGAGTCAATAGTATTACAAACCGCTAAAAACTGTAAATAGGCTGTATGATAGATATACGTTTAATTTTTGAGGAGCTTGTCTATGAATACAAAACGTTTATCCTGGGTGGATGTTACCAAAGGGTTTTTAATGATTCTTGTCGTCATAGGTCATTACCCAGGACAACTTGATTTTCCACTTGCCAAGTATATTTATTGGTTTCACATGCCAGCCTTTTTCATTTTAAGTGGTTTGTTCTTTAAGCCAGTTGTAGAAAAAGGACAAATGACACTTTCCATTTACAAACGCTTTATGCAATTGATTGTTCCCTATTTATTTTTCCTAGTAAGCATAACGCTCATTCGTTATGGGATAGAAATTGGTTCAGGCAATAGGGATTTATCGTGGTATGCAAATGATCTATGGACTCTTGCTATCGGAGGGCGTTTTGCACGTGGTGCGTACGGTGTGTTCTGGTTTGTAACGACGTTATTCTTTACCTACTTGTTCTTCTTATGGATGACAAAATACTTTAGTCGCACGAAACAAATCGCTATTTTAGCTATCTTTTATATAATTGCCCATATTGAAAGTTTGTTTGCAATGCGCGTAATTGGAGGTGCGCCCGATACAGCCTCGCAATCGATTCCAATGATTTGGAACATCGATGTTGCTCTTATGACAGTCGTCTATTTTGCACTTGGTTATTATATGAAGGCCATTTGGATGAACATTACGAAACGATGGTTAATTGCGGGATTGTTTGGCTGTGTAATGGCGGTTTTACTTGATAGCTTTAATATAATTGACTATCATTTAAGCATGAAATTTTTACGTTATGAACACTTTATTTTAGATTTGTTCATTCCACTGTCATTTACGCTTGTTTTGATTGGTGTATTTCAACTCATCACCTCTCGAATGTCACTCAAATGGCTGCAAAAAATCGAAAAACATTCACTAACCATTATGTACTTGCACATCTTTACAGACATTCTACTAAATGATTATTTCACGTATGGCATTATTGGATTCACAGCTTTCGGTTTAATCATTCCAGTCGTTGCTTCCATTCTCATTCAAAAATTGATGCCACACGGAAAATTATTCCTCGGCGGATTCTCACCAAAAAAAACAAAATCCACTGCGAATCCAGCAACAATCCCATAAAGTTAATCTTTAATCAGTGGGGGCCTTCATCGCCCACTGATTGTTAGTTTAACCATTCGGGCTTTTCCCATCTCTACTTCCCTTTAATACTGGGGTAGACTTGTATACTTCTCGGCATTCATGCGTATACTACTAGTCACAGAGAGGCGGCACTCCTCTGTCCCGCCCGGGGGCACTTTCGACGGAAGGTGAAAAAGAATACCAAGCATAATCCGACTGGAGATTTTCCAGTAGTGCCGCGTAATACATAACCTAAGGGCACAAAAACCAGCCATTCACAAAAGAGGCCAAGAAAAAGTCTACGATTATTGATTGATCTAAGATTTGTCCATTCTACACGCTTTGGCGCTTTGTGGATGCCTCCCACGATAAGCCGGGCAGAAAATCACTGCTGGGGAGGGATTGAACTGCATCCCTCCTTTGTCTTATCGCTCCGGCTACCCGGTGTCCAGTTATTGGACACTTGTAAGGCGCCTTCGCTGGTTATTCCTAGGCACTTTCAGGACATCTACCTCATTAGTATAGTGTCTATAGAAAACAAGCGAGCCTTTCCTCGATAAAATCTAGGAAAGGCTCGCTTCTTTGTTTTTCACTTTATACAGTTGCACATAAAAATTATCCAATAAATGTAATTACAACTTCCCCATCAATATTTACAACTTCAATCAGTTCCTCATTGAACAGATACGGTGTATCGTTTTTGTCTTGGGGTGCTACTGCCTCGTAGCTATTCTTAACAGATAAAACCTGAAAAGTAACTGGAATATAGCGACCTTTATTTAACGTTTTCATATTCCCCATCAAAAATATTTCTTTGCTGGAAACAGCAAAACTCAGATGTCCTACTACTTTATTCAAATTACCCGACACTAATTTCACGTCTTGCAGTAAAGATATAATGCATAAAATAAAATCATTGATTATTTCCATCGGCAATTTCTCGAAACCGTTTTTCAAAAATAACGTATTAAAACCGTTCCTTATTTCTTTGAACGAGAAAATATCCTCTATTTTCTTTGCCTTCACACCATTACCCAAATTAGTGATGATTCGCTTGCACTCTTCCAAGTACTCACTTACATACCCCGTACTGTTTTCCCTTTGCGCTATAAAATTGGCAAGTTCTTTAATACTTTCAATACCATGTGCATCTTCTTTAACCAACATCATAAAGCTATAAAAGTCTTTTTCATCAAAGCTTCTCTCACTAAACTTGTTGTAGTAGTGTGCAAATAACTGCTGTTCTTTCTTATCCACGATGCTTCCACCCTTTTCAAATTTCTTTTGCGTATCTCTACTATAATCATAACACGTTCCGGAACATACTTTCTATATCGTATCTGAATTGACTCATTGAGAGAAGCGCAAGACCCAAAGTCCTTTTAATGACACTGCTCTAGGTATGGATTGAGTAATTCCATTCCATGCTGCTTGAGCCTGCAGGATGCAGGTCATGCAGTGGGGAGGGATTGGCCTACATCCCTCCTTGTTGCGACACGACGTCGCGAACTTAGACTGCCTACCTGACTTCGGCTACCCGGTGTCCGAAAGGGATTTACTACCGAGGAATAGTAAAAGTGATTTTCAAGCTCTGCCTTTTTGAAGGCTACTCGTACATTCTTTTCTTCACAAAAAACCAGCCCTTTACATTCCAAGGCTGGCCTCATTTAGCTTTATGCGCTATGAACAAGCTTACTATCCGCTAGTAATTTCTGCTCTTCTTGAATCTGTTCTTTGAAAAACTGTATAGCAATTTGATTGAACTCGTTATGCTTCTCTATGTTACACACATGGCCGCATTGCTCAATGATATGCAAAGAAGCATATTTATCCTTCACAGTATCTTCTTTGACAGGACCAAGAAACATATAGTCTTGATCGCCCATGATGTACATTTTAGGGATTTCATGTTTTTCACTGTCTATTCGTGGATAAATAGTACAAACCTTAGCTGCGAATCTATACCATTTAATAAACCCTTTTTGACGGATTTTCTTTGCTTCTTGGATGAAAACGTCTCTTGATTTCTTATGGTGTGCTTTAGGCATAAGAATCATTGCAAATGTTTTATAGAGCCACATATATGGGACTGCATTTTTAACCAAATTTCCAGTTCTCAGAATCACTTTTGCAACACTAGTTAACCGGATAATCGCCCCGCCTAAAATCATGCTTTTAATCCTGCTCGGAGCGTAAATATGCATCGCATGTAATACGACTGAACCCAAACTGATCCCTGCAAAATGAGCCTTTTTAATAGCTAAAAAGTCCAGCACCGTAACAACGTCTTTGGATAAAACTTCAGGTGTGTATGTCAGCACTTCAGGTTCATAATCTACAGAACCACCGTGATCTCTTAAGTCAATGAAGAGAAGATTGAAATGCTTTTTAAACTCTTTCACTTGTTTATACCATATATTTGAATTTCCGCCCAATCCATGAAGGAATACAACCCATTCATGTTGTGGACTTAAAATATGCGCTTCATAATGTAACAACTTTAATTTACCCTCTTCCCTTTAGGCCAATCTATAGAAGCAAACAGCTATTAGCGAATTTTGTCGATTTTCATTATGTTATGAATACTATTCTAATTCATTCGCCCACAAATGTCTTGTGCTAGCCTAAAAGAATATCCTTTGAGTCTACTCCTCTACTTTTTATTGACACAAAGAAAGAAACTTGCAAGGCAGGACCGCAAAGTGGCGCTGTTTTCCTGGTAAGAATGCAGTTTAGCCCTTCCTAACTGGGCCAACTTATGACCCGAACGTCTTGTACTGGAGCCTAGTACTAGTCCAGGGTGGAACATACATACTTACTTATCTTCAAAAAAAGACCAGACATTTAAGTACATGTCTGGTCTTTCTCCACTAGTAAATTATTATGGCATTCTAAATAAATTCCTAAGAATTAAAACGTACATCTATTATAGCGCTGCTTCCACATACCCTGGCTTTTCTAACAATCTAAATATATTATTTTTATATTCTTCAACCCCTGGCTGGTCAAAAGGATTTTGGCCCTGCAAGTAAGCGCTCATTGCACATGACAGTTGGAAGAAATATATTAAATAACCTATATGATAGGCATCTTGTTTAGCCACTTCAAGACGTAGTACGGGTACGCCTCCATCTTTGTGTGCTTCCATAGCCCCATGCATCATTACTTCATTAATTTCATTTACTGTTTTATCGGAGAGATAATTCAGTCCATCTACATCAGCTTTAGATGAAGGTATTGCATAATCCTCTGCGTCTTCTGTGAAGTGGACAAACGTTTCAAAGAGCATCCGTTGACCATCTTGGACATATTGGCCAAGGGAATGTAAATCGGTTGGATATGCGACGGCTGCTGGGAAGATACCGTTTCCACCCTTCCCTTCACTTTCACCAAAGAGCTGCTTCCACCATTCATTGAACATTTCAAAGTTCGGAGAAAAGCTCGCTAAAATCTCCACATTGTACCCTTCCGATAACAGTAGACTTCGTAATGAAGCATACTGATAAGCAATATTCGAACCAATATTCTCGCTCGACAGGTCGTGAACAGCTTCTTTTGCTCCTGCAAGGAGTTGTTTAATATCGACCCCAGCTACTGCAAGTGGGAGTAGTCCAACTGGCGTAAGAACGGAATAGCGACCGCCAATATCATCTGGTATAACAAAAGTCCTGAATCCTGAA
This window encodes:
- a CDS encoding glucose-6-phosphate isomerase gives rise to the protein MRVIQRYFGLKLTIHLEGENVELAIPLTLNQTQIAVSVLEELFDTRVKKIHQKMNKGTSEGADYLGWKNYPNELPLHELEETLDAANKLRENAELVVVIGIGGSYLGAKAIQDALSPYFERKSDDPEVIFAGQNLSGAYMKQLLSYMGRKEVAIIVISKSGTTTEPAIAFRILLEFMENRYGSSASERIVAITDKSEGALRELAIRSGFRTFVIPDDIGGRYSVLTPVGLLPLAVAGVDIKQLLAGAKEAVHDLSSENIGSNIAYQYASLRSLLLSEGYNVEILASFSPNFEMFNEWWKQLFGESEGKGGNGIFPAAVAYPTDLHSLGQYVQDGQRMLFETFVHFTEDAEDYAIPSSKADVDGLNYLSDKTVNEINEVMMHGAMEAHKDGGVPVLRLEVAKQDAYHIGYLIYFFQLSCAMSAYLQGQNPFDQPGVEEYKNNIFRLLEKPGYVEAAL